The genomic region CGCCTATGTGTACTGCTACAAGGGGCCGCGGTGATAATCGAAAAGAGCTCGCCCTAACCAGGTGCTGGACGGCGCCAGCACATATAGCACCTGGCAGGACGAGCTGGGAAACCTTACGCGCTCCGCAACGCCACGTCCCTACGCAATTCTGAACAATTCACAACTGAACAGCCTGCCGGTGTACGGCGTTTAGCGAATGAGGGTTCGCCCTGCACGTATGACCTTGCCATCCATGGACTGGTAAAGAGTCATGCGGCAGGGTGAACTGCTGAAACGATACAGCAACTTAATTACTTTTCAAAAATTTATACATGACCTGCCGGTACACGGTGGGAAGGAATTCTCATGCCTCTCGAAAATATGCCCGTCATGAAGTGCCCCAACATCAAATCAATCCCCACGCACTTGCTCGCGCCATACGAAAAGCAGGCCCTGCGCAATCACAGCCAGTCTCTGCAGCCCCTCGCTGGGCGTGGCGGCATGGCTGCATGCGAAATTCTTGGAGTCGTGCGCGGGCTCAGCTAGGGCGAACTCAAGGTTCGGCCGGAGGACGAAGCCGAGCTCATCAAGTGGGTCGCCAGCAAATCCTAACCACCTTCTGCCGCCACGCGCGGCATGGAGCATCACAATGGCAAAAATTCTGGCCCAGATCACGGTCAAGTTGCCGCGCCTCATGGAGGCGGGCGAATACAGGAAGCTCCGGTACGCCGGCGGAAAGCCGAGTCTGCAGCAATTGAAAAAATGGATTGAGGAAGGCGAAGTGGTAGGCGAGATAAAAGGCGGGATGTATTTCGTTGACGTGCAGGCAGCAGTCATGGGTTCAAATGACCCGCTGCTGGCGCAAATGATGGAGGTAGGCTGATGGCTGCCCGGCCGCGCACGCTGAAAAACAGGAAGCTGCCGCCGAATCTTTATCCGAATGGGAAGTACTGGCGATACCGCAACCCAATCACGGGATTAATGACCAGTATCAATCGCCCGCTGGAGGAGGCAATCAAGCTGGCCCGGGCGGCCAATCTCAAGCTGGCGACGCTGGTCGTCGATGACGGCGCCCTGCTCACTCTGCTGACTGGCGATCGCCTGCCAACGGTGAGCAACCTGGTGCAGCGATTTACGGATGAATGGCTGGTTGACAAGGGCTACGCGGCGCGAACATTGGAAGAGATCAAATTCAAGCTTGAGCGGTACCGGCAGGATCTCGGCGACCGGCTGATCGGGCAGATGGATGTGCTGGCCATGGCCGAGTACCTGGACCAATTCAGCAACAATGCCTACACGAAGCACCGCGGGCTGTGGGTTCAGATCTTCGCCTTCGCCGTGGCCAAAGGTTTGGCCGAGCGCAATAACGCTGAACTGACACTGGTGAAGAAGGAAGCGGAGAAGAAGCGCCAGCGGCACACGCTCGACGGGTTGAAGACAATCATCGACGCTGCGACCACGCCGCCCTGGCTGAAGCGTGCCATTCGCTTGGCATTGGCCAGTCTTCAGCGTCGTGAAGATATCGTCACCTGGGTGAAGTCTGCTGTCGACATGGACAAGAACACACTGACGGTGTCGCCCGGTAAGACTCAGGGTTACGACAACCCGGTTCACCTGAAGATCATCATGGGCGCAGCGTTGCGTGAAGTTGTCGGCGAGTGCCTACGGTCGCCGCTCGTGTCACCGTACCTCATCCACTACAAGCCGAAAGCCCGTCGCCGGGAACAGATCGCCGCAAAGGACCACTGGACGTCGGTGACTCCGGACTACCTGACCAAGGAGTTCAGCAAGGCCAGGGATGCGGCACACGCCTACGACCATGTGCCGGCCGGTGAGCGCCCCACTTTCCACGAGATCCGCGCTTTAGGGGCATGGCTGTACGAGCAGCAAAATTTCCCGCAGGAGTACATTCAAGCGTTGATGGGGCATGCGGACGAGAAGATGACGAAGCACTATCAGGAGGGGCACGACGAAAAGAAGATCGAGTACCTGGAAGTGGGCGCCGAGTTGGCGTTCTGAGGTGGGGGTTTTGCAAAAGTTTTGCAAAAGTTTTGCAAATCGCAGAAAGCAAAAAGGGGTCACCGTTTCCGGTGACCCCTCTAGACCGCCCAGCAGAGCGGATTTTGTTTGGTAGGCGCGATTGGACTCGAACCAACGACCCCCACCATGTCAAGGTGGTGCTCTAACCAACTGAGCTACGTGCCTGCTGTGAGGCGGCATTCTACGGAATTCCGGAGGGGTGTCAACACCTTTTTTTCACCTAACCCTATGAATATGCAAAATATTTAATTTCGCTGTGGCAAAGAAGATTTTCCGGTGGCTGGCGGTCGATTTTTAACTCGGGTAGGATCAATGCACTCGTAAAATATATTAAACAGAGGCTACAGGATGGCGAACACCCCCTACCCAGAGTCCTATTACGCCGCGTCGGCCAATGCAGCGCCAGCGCGCCCGGCCTTGCAGGATGATGTAGAGACTGATGTCTGTGTAATCGGTGCCGGTTACACCGGCCTGTCCTCTGCCCTGTTTCTGCTGGAAAACGGTTTCAAGGTTACGGTGCTGGAAGCCGCCAGGGTCGGTTTTGGCGCGTCAGGACGCAACGGTGGCCAGATCGTTAACAGCTACAGCCGTGATATCGATGTGATCGAGCGCAGTGTCGGCCCCAAGCAAGCTCAGTTGTTGGGGCAGATGGCGTTCGAGGGCGGGCGGATCATTCGTGAGCGGGTCGCCAGATATAATATCCAGTGCGACTTGAAAGATGGCGGGGTGTTCGCCGCCATTACCGACAAGCAGATGGGCCATCTGGAGTCCCAGAAGCGCCTGTGGGAGCGTTTCGGTCACACGCAGCTTGAGCTGCTGGATCAGCGTCGCATCCGCGAGGTAGTGGCTTGCGATCAATACGTCGGCGGCATGCTCGACATGAGCGGCGGGCATATTCATCCGCTCAATCTTGCCTTGGGCGAAGCAGCAGCCGTGGAGTCGTTGGGCGGCTCTATTTACGAGCAATCGCCGGCAGTGCGTATCGAGCGCGGTGCCAACCCGGTGGTGCATACGCCTCAGGGCAAGGTCAGGGCCAAATTCATCATCGTCGCCGGCAACGCGTACATTGGCAATCTGGTGCCGGAGCTGGCGGCCAAGTCGATGCCCTGCGGGACTCAGGTGATCACCACCGAACCCTTGGGCGATGAATTGGCCAAACGTCTGCTGCCTCAGGACTACTGCGTCGAAGACTGTAACTACCTGCTCGACTATTACCGCCTGAGCGCCGACAAGCGTCTGATTTTCGGCGGCGGTGTTGTGTATGGCGCGCGGGATCCAGCGAACATCGAGGCGATCATTCGACCGAAGATGCTCAAGGCCTTCCCGCAACTCAAAGACGTGAAGATCGATTACGCCTGGACCGGCAATTTCCTGCTGACCCTGTCGCGTCTTCCTCAGGTCGGGCGCCTGGGCGATAACATCTACTACTCCCAGGGTTGCAGTGGCCACGGCGTGACGTACACGCACCTGGCGGGCAAGGTACTGGCCGAGGCATTGCGAGGTCAGGCTGAACGCTTCGACGCCTTCGCCGACCTCCCCCACTACCCGTTCCCCGGCGGGCAATTGCTGCGTACGCCGTTCGCAGCGTTGGGCGCCTGGTATTACGGATTGCGGGACAAGCTCGGATACTGACCGATAGAGGTGAAAAAGGGGCCGCTGAACGCAGCCCCTTTTTTGTATCCGCCGGGGGAAGTCAAACCCTGATTCAGAAGTCGACCGTCGCCGAAACGAGGTAGGTTCGTGGGGTCGAGAGCGTCAAGCCCGGCTCACTGTCATCCGAAGCCCCAGCCGAGCTCCAGTAGCGCTTGTCCGCCACGTTCTCGACATTGGCACGCAGGGTGATGTTCTTCTCGTCGATCTTGAACGCGTAACGTGCGCCCACGTCGAAACGCTCCCAAGAGTCGATTTCCTTGTCGTTGGACTGGTCCAGATACTGTGAACTGGAATAGATACCGCGGCTGGTCAGGGCCAGGCCCTGTACGGTCGGCACGTCCCACTCGGCGCCCAGGTTGACGTTGTATTTCGGCGTCGCAGCCGCCCGGTTGCCGTCAAAGGTGCCATTGGTGGTATTGGTCAACTCGCTGTCGATGTACATGACACCACCAAGCAGGCGGAAACCCTTGAGTGGCTCACCGAACACACTCAGTTCCACACCGTCGTTTTGACGCTTGCCGTTCGGGCCGAAGACTCGCGTCGTGGCGTTGGTCTCATAGGCCGGCTGCTTGATCCGGAACACCGCAGCGGTCACGGCGAACGCACCCGCGTCATACTTGGCGCCGACCTCGACCTGCCGGCTGATGAACGGCGGAAATATCTCGTCTTCATTCACCGAAGTCGACGGCGCGATCTTGCCTTGGCTCAAGCCCTCCATGTAGTTGGCATACAGCGACAATTTGTCGGTCGCCTTGAACAGGATGCCGCCCGACGGCGAAACCTTTTCCTCGTCGTAGGCTGTGTCGCCTTTGATGTTATCCGTCCAGTCATCAACCTTCACGCGCTGCCAGCGAGCGCCGAGGGTCAGCAGTAGCCGATCATCGAAGAAACCCAGTGTGTCGGACAACGCCACGCCGCTGAAGCGGTTCTCGGTGTAGACCTTCGAATCGAATCGAGTGGGCCTGACAGGTGTTGGTGTTTCCACCGGTTCGTAGAGGTTGCTGCGGGCGGCGGCATAACGGGCACCGCCATTTTCGAAGTCCATGTAGAAATAGCTGGCGGCCAGGTTAACTTCATGGCTCACCGGACCAGTATGAAACCAATTGCGCACCCCTGCCGTGGCCGTCCGGACATTTTCGTCGCGAGTGAAATCACGTGGCTGAACGCTGAAATCACCTGCGTTGTTGGTGACCGCAACGGCATGCCGGAGAAAGTCATGGTTGCTTTTACGCGCGCCCACACCGCCGTACAGCATGACGGAATCGCTGACATCGAATTCACCGTTCACCGCGCCGAAAGTGTCGTTGGTATTCGCCTTGCTCCAAGGCTGCGCATAGTTGCGGCGGACATCGCCGGCATGTGGAACCTGGGCGTTGGCGCCGACCTGCACGCGCTCCTGCGGCGCGTCGGTATCGCGCTCGGTGCGTCCGATATCCGTCGACAGTCGCAGGCGCTCACCGCGAAAATCCAGGCCCAGCACAGCCATCTCGCGGTCGACACTCTGATGGTCCCATTCGGTGTCGCCGGACTGCTTCACGCCATTGAAACGAATACCGAACTTGTTGTCTTCACCAAAGCGCCGGCCGACATCCACGGCGCCTCCCACCTGACTGTCGGAAGCGTAGCTACCGGTGAGAGAAGTGATGGGTTTGTCGGTCGCGCGCTTGGGCACCACGTTGATCCCGCCACCGACGCTGCCCCGTGGCGAGATGCCGTTGATCAGCTCGCTCGGGCCTTTGAGGATGTCGACGCGGTCGGCCATCTCCATGTCGATCGTATAGGTCGGCAGGACGCCGTAGAGGCCGTTATAGGAAACATCGCTGTTGAACAGGCTGAGCCCGCGAATGGTGAACTGCTCATAACGTCCACCCGCCGGGTTGGTGACGCGAACCGACGGATCGCTGGCAACCAGATCGCCCAAGGTGCGCGCCTGTTGGTTCTTGACCACCTCGCTGGTGTAGGTGGTCATGCTGAACGGCGTGTCCATGAAATCTTTCGAGCCCAGCAAGCCTTGTGACCCTTTGCGCGCGACTTGACCACCGGCATACACCTCGCCGTCCGCCCCGCCCGTGGCACCGAGAACCGAAGTCGGCGCCAGTTGCAGGCTGCCGCCTTCTGGCGCCGGGGTCAGGATGTACGCCTGCTCGCCCACCGACTGCAGTTGCAGACCGGAACCCTGCAACAGTCGAGCAAAGCCCTCCTCGACCGCGAACTCACCGGAAAGACCGGGGCTATTGCGACCGCTGACGAGCGCCGGATCCACTGACAGATTGACCCCGGCCAGCCCGGCGAATCGGGTCAGCGCGGCGCTGAGGCTGCCGGCCGGCACCTGGTAACTGCGTCGAGAAGCATCGTCAGCCCAACCCGCAGTGATGAACAACGGACAGGCACTCAGGCTCAACAACAGACTCAAGTGCAACAACGGGCGCAGCCTGAATGGAGCCAGACGCGTACTGCAAGACATCACTGCGGGCATGAAGAATCTCTCTGATTTCGTTTTACATGCCTTGAATGACAAGCAACGCGAAAAAAGGGGACACGCCTCAAACACTATTTTTGCGCGGCAGCAGCGTTACCCAATAACGCGTACGCGAATGCACCTCCAGCGGCAGGCTGGCCGCCAGCAACGCTAGGATGCGATCAGTGTCTTGCAGACGAAAACTGCCGGTGACGCGCAGAGTTTCCAGTTCAGGCTCCCAGCGCAATACGCCTGGGCGATAGGTACCGAGTTCACGCAGGAAATCCCCCAAGGGTTGGTTCTGCGCCATCAGCACACCGTCGCGCCAGCCTGGGGCGAACACATCGAATGGTTCCACAGCGCCAACGCCCGCCGCTTGAAGGCTGACTTGCTGGCCGCCACGCAACGAAACGACTGGCCCGCGCAGAGGCTGCAACTGCACCGTACCTTTAAGTACCGACACCTTGCACCCCGTCCGCCCCTGACGAACGCACACGTCGCTCTGACTGACAATCACGTGGCCGAAGTGCGTCCGGATCATCAGCGGCGAGGTGCCAGGCACATTCAGCGCTATTTCACCTTCTACGAGTTTCAGAAGCCGATTCTTCATATCGATATCGACGGCGCTCGCAGTGTTCAATTGCAGCGTACTGCCATCGGCCAATTGGACTTTCTTGCCCTCCCCGGTCGCGGTTCGCAGGTCGGCTCTCCAGACATCCAACGGCAACTGTCGACTGATCAGCCAGGCAGTCGGCACCAGCGCCACCGCGCCGACCGCGCGCTTGAGGACGGTGCGCCGACTCGCTTGTGGACGGTCCAGACTGGCCATCGCCAGGGCGGGCGGCAGGTTGGCAAAGCGTTGGCGCAAGAGTTGCGCCTTTTGCCAGGCCTGCTCGTGACTGGAATGACTATCGCGCCAACTCTGTAACTCGGCACGATCGCGCTCATTGGCGGAACCGGACTCCATGAGCGCCAGCCACTGCGCGGCGGCCCGCACGACTTGGCGGGCTTCAGCCGAAGGTGCTGAACCGATCACAGCTCCACCAGCAGGCAATGTTCGTAGGCTTGGGCCATGTAGCGCTTGATCGTGCGCTCCGAGACTTGCAGGCGCTCGGCGATCTCTTGATAGCCCAGGCCTTCGAGCTGGCTCCAAAGGAATGCCCGTCGCACCGGCCTCGGCAAGCCATCGAGCAATTCGTCGAGCGCTTGCAGGGTTTCCAGCAGGATCCAGCGCTGCTCGGGAGACGGCACACAGTCTTCGGGCAACAGCGCCAACGCATTGAGGTAGGCCTGCTCCAGACTACGACGCTTGTAGAAGTTGGTCAGCAGGCGCTTACCGACGGTCGCCAGGTAGGCGCGGGGCTCTTGCAGGTCAGCGATACGCTGGGAGCTGGCGAGTAAACGCACGAACGTGTCTTGGCTCAGGTCCGCCGCATCGCTGCCATTGCTCATGCGTCGTCTCAACCAGCTTTCCAGCCAGCCACGGTGATCGCGGTACAGGTCGTGGAAGGTTTGCCCCGTCGGCATCGCTGCATCACTCATCTATAGGAACCCTGCGCGAAGAAATATTTTAAATGCGACTCATTCTAATTAGTGCTGAGACGTCAAATAAAGCGCTTTGTGCGGTTTGCACCCGGTGAATACCTGAACAAATGAGCAATGGGCGGGAGATTCCGGCGTGCAGGCACCGGTTAATCAGGGCTGCGGGGGAATTGAGGGGACCTATCACGAATCGTCAAAATTCATTGCAGATCTGCGCCGGGATGACGGATGCGAATCCCTGGGGGCCAAGGGAAAGGAGAGAAAAGCTAAATCGCAGACACAAAAAACCCCGGCCTTTCGACCAGGGTCTTTGCTATCGACTCAAAGATAGCCAGCGGCTTTCTTTGTAGCTTCAAGGCGTTCAGTAGGCCTTGAAGCAGATATGGCGCAGCGGACGGGACTCGAACCCGCGACCCCCGGCGTGACAGGCCGGTATTCTAACCGACTGAACTACCGCTGCGTATCGCTTTGGACTTACGTCCAGTTAAACCGTCTGACTGGAAAGCTTCGAGGCTTTTCAATCTCGAGGCAGGTAAACCTGACTCGGAAAATATGGCGCAGCGGACGGGACTCGAACCCGCGACCCCCGGCGTGACAGGCCGGTATTCTAACCGACTGAACTACCGCTGCGCGTCGGTGGAGGCTTTTCAGCTTCCCTCTTGCTTACACAAGAGTCTCAAGAGTTGGTGGGTGATGACGGGATCGAACCGCCGACATTCTGCTTGTAAGGCAGACGCTCTCCCAGCTGAGCTAATCACCCTTTGCATCTCTGAGGCCGCGAAATTTACGCAGGTACCGAAGCTAAGTCAATACCCTGCTTGAAGTTTTTCTAAAAAAGACAAAATCGTGTCATTCCGGACGAGGTCGGCAACCGTCAGACCGCTTCCGCGAGCAGGCTTGCTCCCACTGTGGACCGCACTCGCAAGGCAACATGCTTTTTTATGTAGGAGCAAACCGGCTCCGGGCGGCGAGCCGACGATGATGGCGACACATTCAACCTCAATGCTGGAGACAGCGCCCCTGCCCTGTTACTCGCTATAAATCATCTTCTTGGTCATGCCACCATCGACCACAAACTCCTGGCCCGTGACGAAACCAGCGTTCTTCGACAGTAACCAGGCCACCATCGCCGCCACGTCTTCGACGGTCCCTACCCTGCCCGCCGGATGCTGCGCATGATCGGCGTCGGTCAGCGGTTCGGCGCGCCGCGCCGCTGGATCCCGCGCATCGATCCAGCCGGGGCTGACCGCATTGACGCGAATCTCTGGCCCCAAACTGATGGCCAAGGCGTGAGTCAGGGCCAACAAGCCGCCCTTGCTCGCCGCATAAGCCTCTGTGTCGGGTTCCGACTGCGCGGCGCGGGTCGAGGCCAGGTTGACGATGGCGCCGCTGTGAGCGCGCAGATACGGCGCACAGTGCTTGGCCAACAGCATCGGCCCACTGAGGTTCACCGCCAACACCCGGTTCCAGTAGGCCAGATCGAGGCTTTCCAGGGTGATGTTGTGCGGATCGGCCACCGCCGCATTGCACACCAGCGCATCCAGACGCCCGAACTGTCCCAGCACCTCGGCCACACCCAGCGCCACCTGCGCTTCATTCGCGACATCCATGGCGATGAACCAGGCGTTTTCGCCGAGCACCTTCGCCACTTTCGAACCACGCTCGCGATCCAGATCGGTCAACACCACCTGCCAGCCTTCGCAGATCAGCCAGGCCGCAATGCCCAAGCCAATACCGCGCGCGGCACCGGTGACCAGCGCGACGCGGCCATGAGTGCCCATGGTCGGCGTCGACAACTCGATCACAAGGCAGCCAACCCGCGCGCCAGATCGGCTTGCAGGTCTGCCACGTCCTCAAGACCGACCGCAATGCGGATCAGGCTGTCACGAATCCCCGCTGCTTCACGCTCTTGCGGCGCCAGACGGCCGTGAGAGGTGGTGCTCGGGTGCGTGATGGTGGTTTTGCTATCGCCCAGGTTGGCGGTGATGGAGATCAGACGAGTCGCATCGATAAAGCGCCACGCGCCCTCTTTGCCACCCTTGACCTCGAAACTCACGACCGCACCGAAGCCCTTCTGCTGACGCTGGGCCAGTTCATGCTGCGGATGGCTCTTGAGGCCGGCGTAATGGACTTTCTCGATGCCGTCCTGCTGCTCCAGCCACTCGGCCAGTTGCTGGGCATTGGCGCAATGCGCCTTCATACGCAGGCTCAGCGTTTCCAGGCCCTTGAGGAAGATCCAGGCATTGAACGGACTCAGGGTCGGCCCGGCGGTGCGCAGGAAACCGACGACTTCTTTCATCTGCTCGCTGCGACCCGCCACGACACCACCCATGCAACGACCCTGGCCATCGATGAACTTGGTTGCCGAGTGCACGACAATGTCCGCGCCCAGCTTCAGTGGCTGCTGCAGCGCAGGCGTGCAGAAGCAGTTATCGACCACCAGCATCGCGCCCTTGGCGTGAGCAATTTCCGACAGCGCGGTGATGTCCACCAGCTCGGCCAGCGGGTTGGACGGCGATTCTACAAAGAGCAATTTGGTGTTGGCCTTGATCGCCGCATCCCAGCCGGACAAGTCCGCCAGCGGTACGTAATCGACCTCGATACCGAAGCGCTTGAAATACTTCTCGAACAAACTGATGGTCGAACCGAACACGCTGCGCGACACCAGCACGTGATCGCCGGCACTGCACAGGCTCATCACCACCGCCATGATTGCGGCCATGCCAGTTGCCGTGGCCACGGCTTGCTCGGCGCTTTCCAGCGCAGCAATACGTTCTTCGAACGAGCGCACAGTCGGGTTGGTGTAACGCGAGTAAACGTTGCCCGGCACTTCACCGGCAAAACGCGCAGCCGCGTCGGCGGCGGTACGGAATACGTAGCTGGAAGTGAAGAACATCGGATCACCGTGTTCGCCTTCCGGCGTGCGGTGCTGACCGGCGCGTACGGCCAGGGTATCGAACGCTACGCCTTCAAGGTCGCTGTCCAGCCGACCGGCATCCCAATCCTGACTCATGCTGTCACTCCTTGCCTTGCTCTTTATTTAGTAGATACAAAACCGGCCCCTCAGGGCCGGTAGTTACTCAGTTGTTGTACAGATCAATGATCGCACTGACTGCCTGGGTCTTGACCTTGGAGGCATCGTTGCGTGCCTGCTCGATCTTGTTCAGGTAAGCCTCGTCGACGTCGCCGGTGACGTACTGGCCGTCGAACACCGCGCAATCGAACTTGTCGATCTTGATCTTGCCGCCACCGACGGCTTCGATCAAGTCAGGCAGGTCCTGATAGATCAACCAGTCAGCACCGATCAGGTCGGCCACGTCCTGGGTCGAACGGTTGTGGGCGATCAGCTCGTGAGCGCTCGGCATGTCGATGCCGTAGACGTTCGGGTAACGCACCGCCGGTGCCGCGGAGCAGAAATAGACGTTCTTGGCGCCGGCTTCGCGAGCCATCTGGATGATCTGCTTGCAAGTGGTGCCGCGAACGATGGAGTCGTCCACCAGCATCACGTTCTTGCCGCGGAACTCCAGTTCGATGGCGTTGAGCTTCTGGCGTACGGATTTTTTCCGTGCAGCCTGACCTGGCATGATGAAGGTCCGGCCGATGTAGCGGTTCTTCACGAAGCCTTCGCGGAACTTGACGCCCAGGTGGTTCGCCAGCTCCAGGGCCGCGGTGCGGCTGGTGTCCGGAATCGGGATGACCACGTCGATGTCGTGATCCGGACGCTCGCGCAGGATCTTCTCAGCGAGCTTCTCACCCATGCGCAGGCGGGCTTTGTAAACCGAGACGCCGTCGATGATCGAGTCCGGACGCGCCAGGTAGACGTGTTCGAAGATGCATGGAGTCAGAGACGGATTGGTCGCGCACTGACGGGTGTGCAGCTTGCCGTCTTCAGTGATGTAGACCGCTTCGCCCGGAGCCAGGTCGCGAATCAGGGTGAAACCGAGCACGTCCAGGGAGACACTTTCGGAGGCGATCATGTACTCGACGCCTTCGTCGGTGTGACGCTGACCGAAGACGATCGGGCGGATGCCGTGCGGATCGCGGAAACCGACGATGCCGTAACCGGTCACCATCGCCACGACCGCGTAACCACCGACGCAACGGTTGTGCACGTCGGTGACTGCCGCGAACACGTCTTCTTCAGTCGGCTGCAACTTGCCACGCTGGGCCAGCTCGTGTGCGAACACATTGAGCAGCACTTCCGAATCGGAGTTGGTGTTGACGTGGCGCAGGTCAGATTCGTAAATCTCCTTGGCCAGTTGTTCAACGTTGGTCAGGTTACCGTTGTGCGCCAAGGTGATGCCGTACGGCGAGTTGACGTAAAACGGTTGAGCTTCGGCCGAGGTCGAGCTGCCCGCAGTCGGATAACGCACATGGCCAATGCCCATGTGCCCGACCAGACGCTGCATGTGACGCTGATGGAACACGTCACGTACCAGGCCATTGTCCTTGCGCAGAAATAACCGGCCGTCGTGGCTGGTCACAATACCGGCAGCGTCCTGGCCGCGGTGCTGGAGGACGGTTAGCGCGTCATACAGCGCCTGATTGACGTTCGACTTACCGACGATACCGACGATGCCACACATGCGACGCAACCCCTACTTAATGGATCTGAACTGAACACAACTCACTGAGGCGTTTTGGCCGTCGGCAAGAGGTGCTCCTTGAACGGAATATCAGCGGGTACGCTGATTCCGCTGGCAAGCCACTGACTGCTCCACCCGAGGATCAGGTTTTTGGACCAGTCTGCGACCAATAGAAATTTTGGCACGAGCTGTGACTCTTGCCACCACCCGTCCTGCTGTACCGGCCCCAGGCTCAACAGCCCGACCGCCACGACCACCAGCAGCACGCCACGCGCCCCGCCGAAAGCCATGCCGAGGAATCGATCGGTCCCGGATAGCCCGGTGACGCGAACCAACTCGCCGATAAGATAATTGATCATTGCGCCTACGATTAAAGTGGCGACAAACATGATGGCACAGCCCGTGATCACACGAGCCGACGGCGTAGCAATGTATCCGCCAAGGTACTCGGACAATGAACCACCGAACATCCAGGCAACGACTCCTGCGATGATC from Pseudomonas sp. GGS8 harbors:
- a CDS encoding tyrosine-type recombinase/integrase, which gives rise to MAARPRTLKNRKLPPNLYPNGKYWRYRNPITGLMTSINRPLEEAIKLARAANLKLATLVVDDGALLTLLTGDRLPTVSNLVQRFTDEWLVDKGYAARTLEEIKFKLERYRQDLGDRLIGQMDVLAMAEYLDQFSNNAYTKHRGLWVQIFAFAVAKGLAERNNAELTLVKKEAEKKRQRHTLDGLKTIIDAATTPPWLKRAIRLALASLQRREDIVTWVKSAVDMDKNTLTVSPGKTQGYDNPVHLKIIMGAALREVVGECLRSPLVSPYLIHYKPKARRREQIAAKDHWTSVTPDYLTKEFSKARDAAHAYDHVPAGERPTFHEIRALGAWLYEQQNFPQEYIQALMGHADEKMTKHYQEGHDEKKIEYLEVGAELAF
- a CDS encoding FAD-binding oxidoreductase translates to MANTPYPESYYAASANAAPARPALQDDVETDVCVIGAGYTGLSSALFLLENGFKVTVLEAARVGFGASGRNGGQIVNSYSRDIDVIERSVGPKQAQLLGQMAFEGGRIIRERVARYNIQCDLKDGGVFAAITDKQMGHLESQKRLWERFGHTQLELLDQRRIREVVACDQYVGGMLDMSGGHIHPLNLALGEAAAVESLGGSIYEQSPAVRIERGANPVVHTPQGKVRAKFIIVAGNAYIGNLVPELAAKSMPCGTQVITTEPLGDELAKRLLPQDYCVEDCNYLLDYYRLSADKRLIFGGGVVYGARDPANIEAIIRPKMLKAFPQLKDVKIDYAWTGNFLLTLSRLPQVGRLGDNIYYSQGCSGHGVTYTHLAGKVLAEALRGQAERFDAFADLPHYPFPGGQLLRTPFAALGAWYYGLRDKLGY
- a CDS encoding TonB-dependent receptor — protein: MPAVMSCSTRLAPFRLRPLLHLSLLLSLSACPLFITAGWADDASRRSYQVPAGSLSAALTRFAGLAGVNLSVDPALVSGRNSPGLSGEFAVEEGFARLLQGSGLQLQSVGEQAYILTPAPEGGSLQLAPTSVLGATGGADGEVYAGGQVARKGSQGLLGSKDFMDTPFSMTTYTSEVVKNQQARTLGDLVASDPSVRVTNPAGGRYEQFTIRGLSLFNSDVSYNGLYGVLPTYTIDMEMADRVDILKGPSELINGISPRGSVGGGINVVPKRATDKPITSLTGSYASDSQVGGAVDVGRRFGEDNKFGIRFNGVKQSGDTEWDHQSVDREMAVLGLDFRGERLRLSTDIGRTERDTDAPQERVQVGANAQVPHAGDVRRNYAQPWSKANTNDTFGAVNGEFDVSDSVMLYGGVGARKSNHDFLRHAVAVTNNAGDFSVQPRDFTRDENVRTATAGVRNWFHTGPVSHEVNLAASYFYMDFENGGARYAAARSNLYEPVETPTPVRPTRFDSKVYTENRFSGVALSDTLGFFDDRLLLTLGARWQRVKVDDWTDNIKGDTAYDEEKVSPSGGILFKATDKLSLYANYMEGLSQGKIAPSTSVNEDEIFPPFISRQVEVGAKYDAGAFAVTAAVFRIKQPAYETNATTRVFGPNGKRQNDGVELSVFGEPLKGFRLLGGVMYIDSELTNTTNGTFDGNRAAATPKYNVNLGAEWDVPTVQGLALTSRGIYSSSQYLDQSNDKEIDSWERFDVGARYAFKIDEKNITLRANVENVADKRYWSSAGASDDSEPGLTLSTPRTYLVSATVDF
- a CDS encoding FecR domain-containing protein, with translation MIGSAPSAEARQVVRAAAQWLALMESGSANERDRAELQSWRDSHSSHEQAWQKAQLLRQRFANLPPALAMASLDRPQASRRTVLKRAVGAVALVPTAWLISRQLPLDVWRADLRTATGEGKKVQLADGSTLQLNTASAVDIDMKNRLLKLVEGEIALNVPGTSPLMIRTHFGHVIVSQSDVCVRQGRTGCKVSVLKGTVQLQPLRGPVVSLRGGQQVSLQAAGVGAVEPFDVFAPGWRDGVLMAQNQPLGDFLRELGTYRPGVLRWEPELETLRVTGSFRLQDTDRILALLAASLPLEVHSRTRYWVTLLPRKNSV
- a CDS encoding sigma-70 family RNA polymerase sigma factor — its product is MSDAAMPTGQTFHDLYRDHRGWLESWLRRRMSNGSDAADLSQDTFVRLLASSQRIADLQEPRAYLATVGKRLLTNFYKRRSLEQAYLNALALLPEDCVPSPEQRWILLETLQALDELLDGLPRPVRRAFLWSQLEGLGYQEIAERLQVSERTIKRYMAQAYEHCLLVEL
- a CDS encoding SDR family oxidoreductase — its product is MIELSTPTMGTHGRVALVTGAARGIGLGIAAWLICEGWQVVLTDLDRERGSKVAKVLGENAWFIAMDVANEAQVALGVAEVLGQFGRLDALVCNAAVADPHNITLESLDLAYWNRVLAVNLSGPMLLAKHCAPYLRAHSGAIVNLASTRAAQSEPDTEAYAASKGGLLALTHALAISLGPEIRVNAVSPGWIDARDPAARRAEPLTDADHAQHPAGRVGTVEDVAAMVAWLLSKNAGFVTGQEFVVDGGMTKKMIYSE
- a CDS encoding O-succinylhomoserine sulfhydrylase; translated protein: MSQDWDAGRLDSDLEGVAFDTLAVRAGQHRTPEGEHGDPMFFTSSYVFRTAADAAARFAGEVPGNVYSRYTNPTVRSFEERIAALESAEQAVATATGMAAIMAVVMSLCSAGDHVLVSRSVFGSTISLFEKYFKRFGIEVDYVPLADLSGWDAAIKANTKLLFVESPSNPLAELVDITALSEIAHAKGAMLVVDNCFCTPALQQPLKLGADIVVHSATKFIDGQGRCMGGVVAGRSEQMKEVVGFLRTAGPTLSPFNAWIFLKGLETLSLRMKAHCANAQQLAEWLEQQDGIEKVHYAGLKSHPQHELAQRQQKGFGAVVSFEVKGGKEGAWRFIDATRLISITANLGDSKTTITHPSTTSHGRLAPQEREAAGIRDSLIRIAVGLEDVADLQADLARGLAAL